One Cyanobacteria bacterium FACHB-DQ100 DNA segment encodes these proteins:
- a CDS encoding site-2 protease family protein → MQSGWRVGSLFGIPLLIDPSWFVILVFVTLSNALRWQYRYPDWGSPVAWGTGFAMALLLFASVLLHELGHSLVAKLQGIRVQSITLFFFGGIAAIAQEPKTPGKAFQVAIAGPAVSFSLFLLLTLVTLLVPNAEMPLGVLFRDLAAINLVLTLFNMIPGLPLDGGQVLKAIVWKLTGSQIKGIRTAAKVGRFLGTVAIVWGLADAFGVTRNLGLPYGGGLWGALIGWFVVQNAGAYDRITELQEAMLKVKAEDAMTRDFRVIDAGMTLRKFADDYLISETRAPIYYAASNGRYRGVVNTEDLQRIERSEWETKTLLDIVHPLTEVPTVQESTSIVEVIQLLENQSLPRVTVLSPAEAVSGVIDRGDIVKAIATKMNLRISEAAIKQIKEEGAYPAGLQLGAIAQAAADLR, encoded by the coding sequence ATGCAATCTGGTTGGCGAGTTGGGTCACTCTTTGGCATTCCCTTGCTTATCGACCCGTCCTGGTTTGTTATCCTTGTGTTCGTCACCCTCAGTAATGCGCTGCGGTGGCAGTATCGCTATCCTGATTGGGGTAGCCCTGTTGCCTGGGGAACGGGCTTTGCAATGGCGCTATTGTTGTTTGCGTCGGTGCTACTGCATGAATTGGGACATAGCTTAGTTGCAAAACTGCAAGGAATTCGGGTTCAGTCGATTACGCTGTTCTTCTTTGGTGGGATTGCAGCGATCGCTCAAGAACCAAAAACGCCTGGAAAAGCGTTCCAAGTGGCGATCGCAGGTCCAGCAGTCAGCTTCAGCTTGTTTCTGCTGTTAACACTGGTAACGCTACTGGTACCGAATGCAGAGATGCCTTTGGGTGTTCTGTTTCGCGATTTGGCGGCGATTAATCTTGTGCTGACGTTATTTAATATGATCCCCGGCTTGCCGTTGGACGGGGGGCAGGTGCTAAAGGCGATCGTCTGGAAGCTCACAGGCAGTCAGATTAAAGGAATCCGCACGGCTGCGAAAGTGGGACGATTTCTAGGGACGGTTGCGATCGTCTGGGGCTTGGCAGATGCGTTTGGGGTAACGCGAAATCTAGGTCTACCTTATGGTGGCGGACTGTGGGGGGCGCTGATTGGATGGTTTGTGGTGCAGAATGCGGGTGCTTACGATCGCATCACTGAACTGCAAGAAGCGATGCTGAAGGTGAAAGCCGAAGATGCCATGACGCGAGATTTCCGGGTGATTGATGCCGGAATGACGCTGCGGAAGTTTGCGGACGACTATTTGATTAGTGAAACTCGTGCTCCGATTTACTATGCCGCGTCGAATGGACGCTATCGCGGTGTTGTCAATACTGAGGATCTTCAGAGAATTGAGCGGAGCGAGTGGGAAACGAAAACGCTGCTGGATATTGTGCATCCGCTGACTGAAGTTCCCACAGTGCAGGAATCGACCTCGATCGTAGAAGTCATCCAACTGCTGGAGAATCAGAGCTTGCCGCGAGTGACGGTCTTGTCTCCGGCTGAAGCAGTTTCGGGTGTGATTGATCGCGGAGATATCGTCAAGGCGATCGCGACCAAGATGAATTTAAGAATTTCTGAGGCGGCGATTAAGCAGATTAAAGAAGAGGGAGCTTACCCAGCAGGGTTGCAGTTAGGCGCGATCGCACAGGCGGCAGCCGATCTGAGATAG
- a CDS encoding DUF308 domain-containing protein, which produces MTASIEQPKSRNGALWSGILLIALGLGAVVAPVFSTLVSETWIALIILSAGFTKLVYAVQTRNQGGFLWKILLSSLYIATGIMLFASPLTGVLTLTLLLGSFLLTEGAFELILAFRMREQKNWFWLLGNAIITAGLGALIWSQYPSNAPWLLGTLVGASIFASGLSRVMFSLNPQAQSETPATSA; this is translated from the coding sequence ATGACAGCAAGTATCGAACAGCCCAAGAGCAGAAATGGTGCACTTTGGTCAGGTATTTTATTGATTGCATTAGGACTTGGTGCTGTTGTTGCGCCTGTGTTCTCGACGCTCGTGAGCGAAACCTGGATTGCGTTAATTATTCTGTCAGCAGGGTTCACCAAGCTCGTCTATGCAGTGCAAACTCGCAATCAAGGCGGCTTTCTCTGGAAAATCCTTTTAAGTTCGCTGTATATTGCAACTGGAATTATGCTGTTTGCGTCTCCTCTAACCGGAGTATTAACGCTGACCTTGCTCCTCGGTAGCTTCTTGTTAACAGAAGGTGCATTTGAGCTGATTTTGGCGTTCCGCATGCGCGAGCAGAAAAATTGGTTCTGGCTGTTGGGCAATGCAATTATCACTGCTGGATTGGGCGCATTGATTTGGTCTCAGTATCCGTCTAACGCGCCTTGGTTGCTTGGAACGTTAGTGGGTGCCAGCATTTTTGCAAGTGGTCTTTCGCGGGTAATGTTCTCGCTGAATCCACAGGCGCAGTCTGAAACTCCTGCGACCTCTGCCTGA
- a CDS encoding response regulator: MLERKGRRILAVDDTADNLLLLQVFLEAEGFEVEVANCGSAALNRFQLCNPDLVLLDVMMPGMNGLEVTQEIRSNDRTTPILLISAHDKVQVQPGLDAGANGYIQKPIDLSQLLSSIEALTA; this comes from the coding sequence GTGTTAGAGCGAAAGGGGCGACGAATCTTAGCAGTGGATGATACCGCAGATAATTTGCTATTGCTACAAGTGTTTTTGGAAGCAGAAGGGTTTGAAGTTGAAGTTGCAAACTGTGGTAGTGCTGCATTAAATCGATTTCAGCTTTGCAACCCGGATCTGGTCTTGCTCGATGTCATGATGCCCGGAATGAATGGGTTAGAAGTGACGCAAGAGATTCGATCGAATGATCGCACAACTCCAATTTTGCTGATCTCGGCTCACGACAAGGTGCAGGTTCAACCTGGCTTAGATGCGGGCGCAAATGGATATATTCAAAAGCCGATCGATTTGTCGCAATTGTTATCCAGCATTGAAGCCCTGACTGCTTGA
- a CDS encoding response regulator transcription factor, translated as MGMIRVILIEDHDLTRVGIRAALQQREGFEVIGDARDAKSGLRLLRSSHPDVAIVDIGLPDSTGIDLTQQFKQAQAQGECPNTKILIMTMQDSEDTVLAAFAAGADSYCMKDASIDKLAQAIQTTASGNAWIDPAIARVVLYQTQKSYGSGQQSAEAPTISINRLSDEDFIPAYPLTERELEVLKLIVEGCSNAQIAEKLYITVGTVKTHVRNILNKLCADDRTQVAVRALRTGLVQ; from the coding sequence ATAGGCATGATTCGAGTCATATTGATTGAAGACCACGACCTAACCCGCGTTGGCATTCGAGCCGCTCTACAGCAGCGTGAGGGCTTTGAAGTAATTGGAGATGCGCGTGATGCTAAGTCGGGATTAAGACTACTCAGAAGCTCTCATCCTGATGTTGCGATCGTTGATATCGGTCTACCGGACTCGACTGGAATTGATCTCACGCAGCAATTTAAGCAGGCGCAAGCTCAAGGGGAATGTCCCAACACGAAAATCCTGATTATGACCATGCAGGACAGCGAGGATACGGTACTAGCTGCATTTGCGGCTGGAGCTGATTCTTACTGCATGAAAGATGCCAGCATTGATAAGCTTGCTCAGGCAATTCAAACAACTGCTAGCGGTAATGCTTGGATTGATCCGGCGATCGCTCGTGTTGTTCTTTACCAAACACAAAAATCATACGGTTCAGGGCAACAGTCTGCTGAAGCACCTACCATTTCAATCAACCGTCTGTCGGATGAAGACTTTATTCCTGCTTATCCTCTGACTGAGCGCGAATTAGAAGTGTTAAAGCTAATTGTAGAGGGTTGCAGCAATGCTCAAATCGCAGAAAAGCTATATATCACTGTTGGAACAGTAAAGACTCACGTTCGCAACATTCTAAATAAGCTTTGTGCAGACGATCGTACACAAGTGGCAGTCCGCGCTTTGAGAACTGGCTTGGTTCAATAG
- a CDS encoding histidine kinase, which produces MQAPTHSTLDANVPLQILLFVDQRPASREQIRQIRGFLNDRSAECPFELEIIDVGEQPYLAEHFRLIATPTLIKLHPEPRQTLTGSDLIAQLRNWWSRWQRSVEDITNSPQTATAPDSVGVASIGHSAELMKLSDEVFRLQRENENLQAQLHFKDQIISMLAHDLRNPLTAASIAIETLEIAHKQADGQPSRLTPAMTANLLKHGRTQIRTIDRMITDILQAARGTSAELHIQPEKLDLGALCQDVLLSLADRIQSKQQHIETDIPSDLPIVYADAERVRQVIVNILDNAIKYTPTAGTIQISILHRTAQKVQVSICDNGPGVPLENRDRIFEDHYRLQRDVAQEGYGIGLSLCQRIVRAHYGQIWVDSVANQGSCFHFTLPVFRI; this is translated from the coding sequence ATGCAGGCACCCACCCATTCAACCCTCGACGCTAACGTGCCACTCCAGATTTTACTGTTCGTCGATCAGCGTCCCGCGTCACGCGAACAGATTCGTCAGATCCGCGGCTTTCTCAACGATCGGAGTGCTGAATGTCCGTTTGAGCTTGAGATTATCGATGTGGGTGAGCAACCCTATCTTGCTGAGCATTTCCGTCTCATTGCCACCCCAACGCTGATTAAACTCCACCCCGAACCGCGCCAAACTCTGACAGGTAGTGATCTGATCGCTCAACTGAGAAATTGGTGGTCGCGCTGGCAAAGATCTGTCGAAGACATTACCAATTCTCCCCAAACTGCAACAGCGCCCGATTCTGTAGGAGTCGCTTCGATCGGGCACTCGGCCGAACTGATGAAGCTGAGCGATGAAGTTTTCCGGTTGCAGCGCGAAAACGAGAATCTTCAAGCACAGCTCCACTTTAAAGATCAGATTATTTCGATGCTGGCGCATGATCTTCGCAATCCCCTGACTGCCGCATCAATCGCGATCGAGACTCTGGAAATTGCTCATAAACAAGCAGATGGGCAACCGTCCCGACTCACACCCGCAATGACAGCCAACTTGCTTAAACACGGACGGACTCAAATTCGGACGATCGACCGGATGATTACGGATATCCTACAGGCTGCAAGGGGAACGAGTGCGGAGCTGCATATTCAGCCAGAGAAGCTAGACCTCGGCGCACTGTGTCAGGATGTGCTCCTTAGCCTCGCTGATCGGATTCAATCAAAACAGCAGCACATTGAGACCGATATTCCTTCTGACCTACCGATCGTCTATGCCGATGCTGAACGAGTGCGACAGGTGATCGTGAATATTTTGGACAACGCAATCAAGTACACTCCTACAGCCGGAACGATTCAGATCTCAATTTTGCACCGGACGGCGCAGAAAGTTCAGGTCAGTATTTGCGACAACGGGCCGGGAGTTCCGCTAGAAAACCGCGATCGCATTTTTGAGGATCATTACCGCTTGCAGCGAGATGTTGCCCAGGAAGGTTACGGTATCGGCTTATCGCTGTGTCAGCGGATTGTGCGGGCGCACTACGGTCAAATTTGGGTTGATTCGGTTGCAAATCAGGGCAGTTGTTTTCATTTTACGCTTCCTGTTTTTCGGATTTAA
- a CDS encoding Npun_R1517 family heterocyst differentiation transcriptional regulator produces the protein MNYDPLECNVTPSEVGVYECEVHLKFRLIEEKSVLSNPEQLLEFLLDAYACGADEYLEPVAAEVKAKEISEVTASPQMRRRLIRLRNSKD, from the coding sequence ATGAATTACGATCCTTTAGAATGCAACGTCACCCCCTCGGAAGTGGGTGTCTACGAATGCGAAGTTCACCTGAAATTTAGGCTGATCGAAGAGAAGTCTGTTTTGAGTAATCCAGAACAACTGCTTGAGTTTCTGCTAGATGCTTACGCTTGTGGTGCCGATGAGTATTTAGAACCCGTTGCGGCAGAGGTGAAAGCGAAAGAGATTTCTGAGGTTACGGCTTCTCCGCAAATGCGTCGCCGTTTAATCCGTCTTCGCAACTCAAAGGACTAG
- a CDS encoding TldD/PmbA family protein: MNSALSDAKNLISDLISRYRHRVDYLAIRLEAAEGTDILLRGHKIETLSEGISIGGQVRACYKGGWGFSSFNQLSSLKERVEDAIAAARLVGTDETVLAPVAPIQDERSLLLTGTNPRQIPLSEKKALCQHYGEILRSVDPRVATISVRYGDSAQRMILATSEGSLIEQSWVDLEMRFAATARNGETVQTGRETVGSRKAYEDLLNLDPQVQEAAQRAVNSLALPPVKGNAYTVVIDPILSGLFVHEAFGHLSEADMAYENPDILEVMSIGRRFGSPELQIYDGAAIEGHRGSYFYDDEGVPATTTQLIKDGILVGRLHSRETAGKLEEAPTGNARCLNYHYPPIVRMTNTWIERGKTPVKDLFQDIKEGVYARNWIGGMTNGEMFTFTAGEAWMIRQGEIAEPVRDVTLSGNAFKTLADIEAIGDDFFWDESGGCGKGGQSGLAVGCGGPSLRIRDVVVGGEAIDD; the protein is encoded by the coding sequence ATGAACTCAGCATTATCCGACGCTAAAAACTTAATTTCTGATTTGATCAGTCGGTATCGGCACCGTGTCGATTACTTAGCGATTCGGCTCGAAGCGGCAGAAGGAACAGATATCCTGCTGCGGGGTCACAAAATCGAAACGCTGAGCGAGGGCATTTCGATCGGCGGACAAGTCCGGGCTTGCTATAAGGGCGGCTGGGGATTTTCAAGCTTCAATCAGCTATCAAGTTTGAAAGAGCGAGTCGAAGATGCGATCGCAGCCGCACGATTGGTCGGAACCGATGAAACGGTTTTAGCCCCGGTTGCGCCGATTCAAGACGAGCGATCGCTATTGCTCACAGGAACTAATCCGCGCCAGATTCCGCTCTCCGAGAAGAAGGCGCTTTGTCAACATTACGGAGAAATTCTTCGCAGCGTTGATCCCCGCGTTGCCACGATTTCCGTCCGGTATGGAGACAGCGCTCAACGCATGATTTTGGCAACTTCAGAGGGTAGTTTGATTGAGCAGTCTTGGGTCGATCTGGAGATGCGATTTGCGGCAACGGCACGTAATGGTGAAACGGTTCAAACTGGGCGGGAAACGGTCGGGTCGCGCAAAGCTTACGAAGATTTATTAAACCTCGATCCCCAGGTACAAGAGGCAGCACAACGGGCAGTGAACTCTCTTGCGCTTCCGCCCGTCAAGGGTAACGCTTATACAGTTGTGATTGATCCGATTTTGTCGGGATTGTTTGTGCATGAAGCGTTTGGGCATTTGTCTGAAGCAGACATGGCGTATGAGAACCCTGATATTTTAGAAGTGATGAGTATTGGGCGACGATTTGGATCGCCTGAGTTGCAGATTTATGATGGAGCCGCGATCGAAGGGCACCGAGGCAGCTATTTTTACGACGATGAAGGCGTTCCGGCAACGACAACCCAACTGATCAAAGATGGGATTCTGGTGGGGCGCTTACATTCCCGCGAAACCGCAGGCAAGTTAGAGGAAGCACCCACCGGAAATGCTCGCTGCTTGAACTATCACTATCCACCGATCGTGCGAATGACAAATACTTGGATCGAGCGCGGCAAAACCCCTGTGAAGGATTTGTTTCAGGATATCAAAGAAGGAGTCTATGCCCGCAATTGGATTGGTGGTATGACGAACGGAGAAATGTTCACCTTTACAGCGGGTGAAGCCTGGATGATTCGTCAGGGTGAAATCGCGGAACCTGTGCGGGATGTGACGCTCTCCGGAAATGCGTTTAAGACATTAGCAGACATTGAAGCGATCGGCGATGACTTTTTCTGGGATGAGTCGGGGGGGTGTGGCAAAGGCGGACAGAGCGGATTAGCGGTGGGATGCGGAGGCCCCAGTTTAAGAATCCGTGATGTCGTGGTGGGTGGAGAAGCGATCGATGATTGA
- a CDS encoding cation:proton antiporter has translation MQEDFRLIVDLVSVLAAAAAGGLMAALLKQPVLLGYLVAGVIVGPTGLGLIKELVQVETLAQFGVAFLLFALGVEFSFSEIKKVKVISLGGGGLQIALTILVTTLVALAMGWVTSPTQGVFLGAILSLSSTAVVLKCLMERNETGTPHGQVMLGILVVQDLALGLMLAVLPALDQPAEQVGLAIGWALIQTGLFALGAIAAGIWVIPPLLRLLAKTESRELFLLGVVALCLGIALLTEHLGLSIEMGAFVAGLMISEAEYADQTLTYVEPLRDIFASLFFASIGMLIDPVFLWNNLELILGLVALVFVGKFLIITPLVRIFRYPLKTALIAGLGLAQIGEFSFVLASEGQTLGIVSRQVYLLILGTTAVTLVLTPFVLRLVPKLFAWGESIPWLAKYLEQSDEPLAISEDLPIHDHVIVCGYGRIGRNIVRLLRDRHYPVLVIDQSEAQIQKVREAGIPYIYGNAASSYVLEKAGVAQAQGMAIALPDAMSTRLCVKRALEIAPDLDLVVRANRDKDIELLYQLGAREVVQPEFETSLELSAHLMAGMGLPTPAIQREVQLIRNSHYLELRPDQRSEEISRALKAAANEMNSRWYALSEASPLLGMSIEETDVRRLTGITVMAIRRAGGAEIDYPDSQTTLEQGDRLLIVGAPDEVAAFDQLAKGEAAVPSTNSSCQWLQIPAESPLVGKTLIELNLQRQYNISVQTIRRDGKLIRFPEETLDLQAGDRLLLCGGFHALIQAQASIDSKSEVSLMHSEQLLPDLDSTAADQALDAI, from the coding sequence GTGCAAGAAGACTTTCGGCTCATTGTTGATCTTGTTTCAGTTTTGGCAGCAGCAGCAGCGGGTGGACTGATGGCTGCGCTGTTAAAGCAACCTGTGCTACTGGGGTATTTGGTAGCGGGTGTGATTGTGGGTCCGACGGGACTTGGGTTAATTAAAGAATTGGTGCAGGTGGAAACGCTGGCGCAGTTTGGAGTAGCGTTTCTGTTATTTGCGCTAGGGGTTGAATTTTCTTTCTCTGAAATTAAAAAAGTCAAAGTCATTAGTCTCGGCGGAGGTGGGCTGCAAATTGCGCTAACGATCCTGGTGACGACTTTAGTGGCGCTGGCAATGGGATGGGTCACGTCACCGACGCAGGGCGTATTTTTAGGTGCAATCCTGTCTCTTTCTTCGACGGCTGTGGTGCTGAAGTGCTTGATGGAGCGCAACGAGACCGGAACGCCACACGGACAAGTGATGTTAGGAATTCTGGTCGTTCAGGATTTGGCGCTGGGGTTGATGTTGGCGGTGTTGCCAGCATTGGATCAGCCTGCGGAACAAGTGGGATTGGCGATCGGCTGGGCGCTGATTCAGACGGGACTGTTTGCGCTCGGTGCGATCGCGGCTGGGATTTGGGTGATTCCGCCGCTGTTGCGGCTACTGGCAAAAACAGAGAGCCGCGAATTATTTCTGCTGGGGGTAGTAGCGCTGTGTCTAGGGATCGCACTTCTTACTGAGCACTTGGGATTGTCGATCGAGATGGGAGCCTTTGTTGCAGGCTTGATGATCTCAGAAGCGGAATATGCGGATCAAACGCTCACTTATGTAGAGCCATTGCGAGACATTTTTGCATCGCTGTTTTTTGCCTCGATCGGGATGCTGATCGATCCCGTGTTTCTTTGGAACAACTTGGAACTCATTCTCGGCTTGGTCGCGCTCGTGTTTGTTGGCAAGTTTTTGATCATTACGCCGCTCGTTCGCATCTTTCGGTATCCCCTAAAAACCGCTTTGATTGCTGGATTAGGACTGGCTCAGATCGGAGAATTTTCGTTTGTGCTTGCAAGTGAGGGACAGACGCTCGGCATCGTTTCACGCCAAGTTTACCTGCTAATTCTGGGGACAACGGCGGTGACGCTCGTGTTAACTCCGTTCGTGCTGCGACTCGTGCCAAAACTGTTCGCTTGGGGAGAATCGATCCCCTGGTTGGCAAAATACCTGGAACAATCAGATGAGCCGCTGGCAATTTCTGAGGATTTACCAATTCACGATCATGTAATTGTTTGCGGTTATGGTCGAATCGGACGCAATATCGTGCGGTTGCTGCGCGATCGACATTATCCCGTTCTGGTGATTGATCAATCTGAAGCGCAGATCCAAAAGGTTCGAGAAGCGGGAATTCCTTACATCTACGGTAATGCAGCGAGTTCGTATGTCTTAGAAAAAGCAGGAGTTGCCCAAGCGCAGGGCATGGCGATCGCGCTTCCAGATGCGATGAGTACGCGATTATGCGTGAAGCGAGCCTTAGAGATTGCTCCTGATCTTGATTTGGTGGTAAGAGCCAACAGAGATAAAGATATTGAATTGCTGTACCAGCTAGGGGCGCGTGAGGTGGTGCAGCCTGAATTTGAAACCAGTTTAGAACTGTCTGCCCATTTAATGGCAGGCATGGGTTTACCAACCCCAGCCATTCAGCGCGAAGTACAGTTAATCCGAAATTCACACTATTTAGAGTTGCGCCCCGATCAGCGTTCTGAAGAGATTTCACGCGCTCTGAAAGCCGCAGCAAATGAAATGAATAGCCGCTGGTATGCGTTATCCGAGGCTTCACCCTTATTAGGAATGTCGATCGAAGAAACTGATGTTCGCCGTTTAACTGGGATTACGGTAATGGCAATTCGACGAGCAGGCGGGGCGGAAATCGACTATCCAGATAGCCAAACCACACTAGAACAAGGCGATCGTCTACTCATTGTCGGTGCGCCCGATGAGGTTGCAGCTTTTGATCAATTGGCAAAAGGAGAAGCCGCAGTCCCATCTACGAATTCATCTTGTCAGTGGCTACAAATTCCCGCAGAAAGTCCGCTGGTGGGCAAAACCCTGATCGAATTGAATTTACAGCGCCAATATAATATTTCTGTACAAACTATTCGACGGGATGGAAAGCTGATTCGATTTCCAGAAGAAACCCTGGATCTTCAGGCGGGCGATCGCTTATTACTGTGTGGCGGATTTCACGCTTTGATCCAGGCTCAAGCGTCGATCGACTCTAAGTCGGAAGTTTCACTGATGCACTCAGAGCAATTGCTTCCCGATCTCGATTCAACCGCAGCCGATCAAGCCCTAGATGCAATCTGA
- a CDS encoding AarF/ABC1/UbiB kinase family protein, producing the protein MVARTPLFQLKRYDSNAIANYYRLRPWLFIWRALRVTALFIGFVLGLKFDDWRRVVERNRFKRAAQLRQILTTLGPTFIKVGQALSTRPDLIRRDFLDELTKLQDQLPPFSTDIAFRIIETELDADVDEIFAEITPSPIAAASLGQVYRAKLKTGEEVAVKVQRPNLLPTLTLDLYLMRWAASWMAPWLPLNLGHDLTLIVDEFGSKLFEEIDYLNEGRNAEKFATNFRNDPSVKVPSIYWRYTSEHVLVLEWITGYKLTDVDSIRAVGGDPNAIIRIGVTSGLRQLLEFGFFHADPHPGNLFALPAPSGGQMAYIDFGMMDQLEEEAKETLVDAVVHLINKDYVDLAQDFVKLGFLAPGTDIYPIVPAIESVLGDIMGESVENFNFKTITDRFSELMYEYPFRVPAKFALIIRSLVTQEGLALTLNPNFKIVEIAYPYVARRLLTGESPRLRRRLIEVLFKDGKFQWHRLENMIAIARSDSNFDILPTAQLGLQYLFSNEGQFLRRQLLLALTEDDRLHTEEVQRLWQLVKDDIKPARLLTAAFGALAELSPAAALIPTVSSLTGVKLER; encoded by the coding sequence ATCGTGGCTCGTACTCCGCTTTTTCAACTTAAACGTTACGACTCAAACGCGATCGCAAACTATTACCGCTTGCGTCCTTGGCTATTCATCTGGAGAGCGCTTCGAGTGACCGCCCTGTTCATCGGGTTTGTTCTAGGCTTGAAGTTTGACGACTGGCGCAGAGTCGTAGAACGTAACAGATTCAAACGCGCCGCCCAACTCCGTCAAATTCTGACGACACTAGGCCCCACCTTCATCAAAGTTGGGCAAGCGCTTTCGACCCGTCCTGATCTAATTCGCCGCGACTTCTTGGACGAACTGACCAAGCTGCAAGATCAGTTGCCCCCATTCTCGACTGACATCGCGTTTCGCATTATTGAAACCGAGCTTGATGCTGATGTCGATGAAATTTTTGCGGAAATTACGCCAAGCCCGATCGCTGCTGCATCACTCGGTCAGGTTTATCGCGCCAAACTCAAGACAGGTGAAGAAGTCGCAGTCAAAGTTCAACGCCCGAACCTTCTCCCAACCCTGACACTCGACCTCTACCTGATGCGCTGGGCTGCGAGTTGGATGGCTCCCTGGCTACCGTTGAACTTAGGACACGATCTCACTCTAATTGTGGATGAGTTCGGCTCCAAGCTGTTTGAAGAAATCGACTATCTCAACGAAGGACGCAACGCCGAGAAATTCGCTACAAATTTTCGCAACGATCCTTCTGTGAAAGTGCCCTCAATCTACTGGCGCTATACGTCTGAGCACGTTCTCGTGTTGGAGTGGATTACAGGTTACAAGCTAACGGATGTCGATAGCATTCGTGCCGTTGGGGGCGATCCAAACGCGATCATTCGCATCGGTGTCACCTCTGGGTTACGTCAGCTTTTAGAGTTCGGCTTCTTCCACGCTGATCCGCACCCTGGAAACCTGTTCGCTCTGCCAGCCCCATCCGGCGGGCAAATGGCGTATATCGACTTCGGCATGATGGATCAGCTTGAAGAAGAAGCAAAAGAAACGCTAGTCGATGCCGTTGTTCACTTAATCAACAAAGATTACGTTGATCTCGCACAAGACTTCGTTAAGCTGGGTTTTCTCGCACCCGGCACCGATATTTACCCGATCGTTCCTGCGATCGAATCGGTTCTGGGCGACATAATGGGTGAAAGCGTCGAAAACTTCAACTTCAAAACGATTACTGATCGCTTCAGTGAGTTGATGTATGAATATCCCTTCCGAGTGCCCGCAAAATTTGCGCTGATCATTCGATCGCTCGTTACTCAGGAAGGCTTAGCTCTCACCCTCAATCCCAACTTTAAAATTGTTGAGATTGCTTATCCTTACGTCGCACGCCGATTACTGACGGGTGAATCACCCCGGTTGCGTCGTCGCTTGATCGAAGTGCTGTTCAAAGACGGCAAATTCCAGTGGCACCGGTTGGAAAATATGATTGCGATCGCTCGATCGGACTCTAATTTTGACATTCTTCCGACGGCTCAACTGGGCTTACAGTACCTCTTTTCCAATGAAGGACAGTTCTTGCGTCGTCAGTTGCTGCTTGCGCTGACCGAGGACGATCGTCTCCACACCGAAGAAGTCCAACGCTTATGGCAACTGGTCAAAGATGACATCAAGCCCGCTCGGCTGCTGACTGCCGCGTTCGGGGCACTGGCAGAATTATCGCCTGCTGCCGCTCTGATCCCGACCGTCTCTTCTTTGACGGGGGTCAAGTTAGAACGGTAG